A window of the Cystobacter fuscus genome harbors these coding sequences:
- the rpsJ gene encoding 30S ribosomal protein S10, giving the protein MATQKIRIRLKAYDSKLLDQSAGEIVETARRTGAKVAGPIPLPTRINKFTVLRSPHVDKKSREQFEIRTHKRLLDILEPTQQTLDALMKLDLSAGVDVEIKS; this is encoded by the coding sequence ATGGCGACACAGAAGATCCGCATCCGGCTGAAGGCCTACGACTCCAAGCTCCTGGATCAGAGCGCTGGGGAGATCGTCGAGACGGCGCGGCGCACGGGCGCCAAGGTTGCCGGTCCGATCCCCCTGCCCACGCGCATCAACAAGTTCACGGTGCTGCGGTCGCCGCACGTGGACAAGAAGAGCCGCGAGCAGTTCGAGATCCGCACTCACAAGCGCCTGCTCGACATCCTCGAGCCCACCCAGCAGACGCTGGACGCGCTGATGAAGCTGGATCTGTCGGCCGGCGTTGACGTGGAGATCAAATCCTGA
- the rplD gene encoding 50S ribosomal protein L4: MAKFDVVDLDLKKVSELELSDDIFGAKPNAHLFYEVAKMQQVNRRRGTVAVKNTSLVSGGGKKPWKQKGTGRARQGSIRASHWVGGGKAMGPKPRDYFYRPPKKVRRGALRAALSLRAQEKTLIILDGFKLDAAKSKQAFDVLTKRLKLAGALVIDAKDNINLHRSVRNLAKFDVLPPEGLNLESVLRHKHLVVTSAAIKAIEGALS; this comes from the coding sequence ATGGCGAAGTTCGACGTAGTCGATCTGGACTTGAAGAAGGTGTCGGAGCTCGAGCTCTCCGACGACATTTTCGGCGCCAAGCCGAACGCGCACCTCTTCTATGAGGTGGCGAAGATGCAGCAGGTGAATCGTCGCCGCGGTACGGTGGCGGTGAAGAACACCTCGCTGGTGAGCGGTGGCGGCAAGAAGCCCTGGAAGCAGAAGGGTACCGGCCGCGCCCGCCAGGGTTCCATCCGCGCTTCCCACTGGGTGGGCGGCGGTAAGGCGATGGGTCCCAAGCCTCGGGATTACTTCTACCGTCCGCCCAAGAAGGTGCGGCGCGGTGCGCTCCGGGCGGCCCTGTCGCTGCGCGCCCAGGAGAAGACGCTCATCATCCTGGACGGCTTCAAGCTGGACGCGGCGAAGAGCAAGCAGGCGTTCGATGTGCTGACCAAGCGGCTGAAGCTGGCCGGCGCGCTGGTCATCGACGCCAAGGACAACATCAACCTGCACCGCAGCGTGCGCAACCTGGCGAAGTTCGACGTGCTCCCGCCCGAGGGGCTGAACCTCGAGTCCGTCCTGCGCCACAAGCACCTGGTGGTGACTTCCGCGGCCATCAAGGCCATCGAGGGGGCGCTCTCGTGA
- a CDS encoding 50S ribosomal protein L23, translating to MNATDVIKGPLITEKLDQAREKFRQYSFIVDKKATKYDVANAVEKLFKVSVEGVRTNIVRGKTKRVGRSIGKRPNFKKAVVTLKEGDKIELFEGGAV from the coding sequence GTGAACGCTACCGACGTCATCAAGGGTCCGCTCATCACGGAGAAGCTGGACCAGGCCCGTGAGAAGTTCCGGCAGTACTCGTTCATCGTCGACAAGAAGGCCACCAAGTACGATGTGGCCAACGCCGTCGAGAAGCTCTTCAAGGTGAGCGTCGAGGGCGTCCGGACCAACATCGTCCGCGGCAAGACCAAGCGCGTGGGGCGCTCGATCGGCAAGCGGCCGAACTTCAAGAAGGCGGTCGTCACCCTCAAGGAGGGGGACAAGATCGAACTCTTCGAGGGAGGCGCGGTCTAG
- the rplB gene encoding 50S ribosomal protein L2 gives MGIKKYKPTSAARRLMTVSDFADITKDTPEKKLTESLKKSGGRNVHGHITRRHQGGGHKRRYRVIDFKRRDKDGVPAKVAAVEYDPNRSANIALLHYADGEKRYIIAPVDLKVGDTVMAGENADIRPGNSLPLINIPVGTVIHNVELKPGRGAQIIRSAGSSGQLMAKEGRYAQVRLPSGAVRMVQIECRATVGQVGNLEHEIIRIGKAGRSRWLGIRPTVRGLAMNPVDHPHGGGEGKSGQGNPHPVSPWGQKTKGLSTRKNKRTDKFIVSVRRPGARSQ, from the coding sequence ATGGGCATCAAGAAGTACAAGCCGACCTCCGCCGCCCGTCGTCTGATGACGGTGTCCGACTTCGCGGACATCACCAAGGACACGCCGGAGAAGAAGCTCACCGAGTCTCTGAAGAAGTCTGGCGGCCGCAACGTTCACGGCCACATCACCCGCCGTCACCAGGGTGGTGGACACAAGCGCCGCTACCGCGTCATCGACTTCAAGCGTCGTGACAAGGACGGCGTGCCGGCCAAGGTCGCCGCGGTGGAGTACGACCCGAACCGCTCGGCCAACATCGCCCTCCTGCACTACGCGGACGGCGAGAAGCGCTACATCATCGCCCCCGTCGACCTGAAGGTCGGGGACACCGTGATGGCGGGCGAGAACGCGGACATCCGTCCGGGCAACAGCCTGCCGCTCATCAACATCCCGGTCGGTACGGTCATCCACAACGTGGAGCTCAAGCCGGGCCGCGGTGCGCAGATCATCCGCTCGGCCGGCTCCTCGGGCCAGCTGATGGCGAAGGAAGGCCGCTACGCCCAGGTGCGTCTGCCCTCCGGCGCCGTGCGCATGGTGCAGATCGAGTGCCGCGCCACCGTGGGCCAGGTGGGCAACCTGGAGCACGAGATCATCCGCATCGGCAAGGCGGGTCGTAGCCGCTGGCTGGGCATCCGTCCCACCGTCCGCGGTCTGGCGATGAACCCCGTTGACCACCCGCACGGTGGTGGTGAGGGTAAGTCGGGCCAGGGTAACCCGCATCCGGTGTCGCCGTGGGGCCAGAAGACCAAGGGCCTGAGCACGCGCAAGAACAAGCGTACTGACAAGTTCATCGTGAGCGTCCGCCGTCCGGGCGCGCGCAGCCAGTAG
- the rpsS gene encoding 30S ribosomal protein S19 → MARSIKKGPFVDGYLVKKVEDMIKTNKKSVVKTWSRRSTILPEFVGHTFAVHNGRKFIPVFVTENMVGHKLGEFAPTRTFGGHSAEKKVAKGK, encoded by the coding sequence ATGGCGCGTTCGATTAAGAAGGGTCCGTTCGTCGATGGTTACCTCGTCAAGAAGGTCGAGGACATGATCAAGACGAACAAGAAGAGTGTCGTGAAGACGTGGTCCCGCCGTTCGACCATCCTTCCGGAGTTCGTGGGTCATACCTTCGCGGTGCACAACGGCCGCAAGTTCATCCCCGTCTTCGTGACCGAGAACATGGTGGGCCACAAGCTCGGCGAGTTCGCCCCGACGCGTACGTTCGGCGGTCACTCGGCGGAGAAGAAGGTCGCCAAGGGCAAGTAG